TAAATACAAACTAAGATATCTAATCTCATGTTATCGGTagcttttcaattattatttttatctaattataagacaataataaaaatttgaaagaagattaataatttaaatcttattaaaataaaataattttatagtaattcattatttttttaataaaaaatatggtttttcgAGTTATTTTGCTCacttaataaaaactaaaaaaaatcaaaataaatatataaaaattgaataattttaaatcaggaaaaaaaaaactattttgacaATCTTGATgcaattgtattaaaaataaaaagaatataatgatCACGTGTTATTATAGAAAACTTTTCagaatcaattttttgtttattaattatacaaaaaatagaCATTCATaggaaataaaatgaagaaaataatgaagaaaaaatatttttttcatcaaagccttttttttaattatgtattttttttgctttttgcaaaattatttttataagaagcataaataatttttctattcgTTATCTGTAAATTGTAATCCTTAACATATTTATGAACCATAAATATGTGTTGAATTCTCAACaagtatttaataaataattaatatgaaataaatctatttatatatattttttaaaaaaatacctatgttttatatcattttaaatgaaTATAAGGATTATTGTacccaaaaaaactataataaaaataatttctaaattaaagacaaaataatCAGAAgctaattcaattcattttcgtataatttaatataacaaTTGTAATCCATcatcaattaaattcaaattacgGATTTCGACAGTAATTGAATGTGTTAGAAAAATGACGTGATGATCCCTAACCATTAAGCTCCAAGCCCAATAATCTGCCAGCTATTGCAAAAAACAAGCTTCTGGGGAATCATGCAGAAGTTGAGCATCATGTTAAGTTCATAGCAGATGATGCATGAAAACTAAAGATTTCCATGGAAAAGGTCTGGAATAAACACAAACTAAAAAGCAACCCATGATAAACTGCCACTTAAAGGCTGAATAGAGTGCATTCCCTTCTTTCCTAACAGAGCATTCAAGATCCaaaaaatcagcaaatcatcaaTTGTTCATTGAATATAAGCAAATCAACAGCAAACTTGAGCTGAAGATGAAGTTAACATTCTGGTGGGGACAACAACCATGCTTTTACACCGCAACCAACCTTGTAGGCCTATGATCCATTAATGGATTTTCATGAACACGTACGACGCATTCAAACAGGCTTAGTACTGGAACAAGGAACTTTCGTAAAGCATGCGAGCTATGAAGTTTCATATCAAATAGCCTCACAGGAGTTGGAAACATTATTCAGCAGCAAATAAGCAAAATCTATAAAGCAGAGCTGAACTGTATCCTATCTACAGCAAATAAAAGAGCGAACTTGCTGTACTCAAGAGGCATGCGTTTCTTATTAACAGTAAATTCTGTGAGGCTAACCAATAACAGCAACGAATCCTCTCAAGGAAACATACAACTACAGTTCAAAGAGAAACAGTACCAACAGCCAATTGAAACAAAGAAACAGCCGATCAACCCATGAACATGCTTAACTGAAAGCACCAGCACTGCTCTTGCGAGCAAGTTTTGTCCACTCAGTATGAAATGCCCCTGGACGATCAGTCCTCTCATAAGTATGGGCCCCAAACAAGTCTCTCTGAGCCTGAACAAGATTTGCTGGCAGCCTAGCACGCCTATAAGTATCAAAATAAGCAAGACTGGCACACATTCCCGGAGTGCTAATTCCAGCTGAAATCGCCAACCCCACAACTCTCCTCCAAGCCGCCTGCCTCTGCACCATCTCCCTGGCAAACTCCGGATCGACAACTAAACTTGCCAAGTTAGGATTCCTCTGGTAAGCCTGTTTAATCCTATCCAAAAACACAGCCCTAATAATGCACCCACCTTTCCAAATCCTAGCTAGCTCACCAAAATCCAAATCCCAACCTTTCTCAACACTCTTAGCCCTCAACAAGTTCATCCCTTGAGCATAACTACAAATCTTGGATGCATACAATGCTTTCCTCACATCATCAATCAACCTCTTCTTATCAACCCCACTCTTAACACTCCCCACTTCCTCCTCCAACCCAGCTTCCTTCAAAATATCCGCCGCACTCTCCCTCTCCTCTTTCAAACCACTCAAATATCTACAATCCAACGAAGCAGCAATCGTCGGCGCAGCAACAGACAATTCAGCAGCTTGCTGAACAGTCCATTTCCCTGTACCTTTCATTCCAGTCTTATCCAATATCTTATCAACCAAATCCCCATCAACCAAATTATCCTTGACCTTAAAAATATCACTCGTGATCTCAATCAAGAAACTCTCCAACTCCCCTCTATTCCACTCCCCAAAAATCTCCGCCAGTTCGCTATTCGAAAGCCCACCAACATTCTTCAAAACATCATAAGCTTCCGATATCAACTGCATATCTCCATACTCAATCCCATTATGAAccattttaacaaaatttcCAGAACCCCCTTCGCCAATATAAGTAACACAAGGACCATCATCAACTTGAGCAGCAACACTCTTCAAGACAGACTCGATATTCTTATACGCCTCAAAAGAACCACCAGGCATCAACGAAGGCCCGTGTCTTGCACCTTCTTCGCCACCGGACACCCCCATGCCCAAATAAAGAATCCCTTTATCTGCCACCTGTTGAATTCTCCTCTCAGTATTCTGGTACCACTCATTCCCACCATCGATGATAGTGTCACCAGGCTCCATGAACTCGGTCAGAGCAGAGATCGTTTGGTCAACTGGGTTTCCAGCTTTGACCAAGATGATGATGGATCTAGGCCTCTGGATTGAGAGAACAAAATCACGAGGAGAGTATTGACCAGTTAGGGAGAATGGGCCTTCGGATTGAGCACGGATAAGAGTTTCGTCGACTTTGGAAGTTGTTCGGTTATAGACTGAGATTGGAAAACCTTTTTCAGCAATGTTTAGGGCTAAGTTTTGACCCATCACGGCTAGACCTGCTAGGCCAATGCGTGAAAGAGTAGAGGCGTCCATGGTAGACAGAGAGTAACGAAGCGAATGAAAGAAATGGGGTTGGTGAACGCGGGGGAGAAGGGagatattttctttcttaaagaAGGGGAAATGTGAGGGACTCGTCGAGATAGTGAAAGGTTAAGAGGCTAATGTGATAGGCAGAGGGTTCCGTGACTGTCGATGATTCCTAGGGGGCTGCTGCTACTGGATGGATCGGTTGGTGGGCGGTTTGGTGTGCTCTGAACGGTGTCATTTTGGGGTAGTTAGAACTTGGAAAGATATATcgcttttttatgtttcttttttaggGGTGGAACCTTCCAAGTTTAAAGATGAAAAGCagcttagttaaaaaaaaaaaaaaaaacataaaataatacagcacaaaacttaattttgatAGTACTGGCATTGGTGTTTGTGCTTTGACTCGATGTTTAtatgctaaaataaaattaaaaatcacatgaaaaattagttacgacaaatttataatattgataattaGAATCGGGATAATTTAAGATATCTTGTTAAATCCATtacttaaattataaaatttgaaaaatccaataaaaaataaaaaggattataaatgtttcttttaaaaaaatatttgtgttaacttttcaaacccgTGACCCGAGTCATTAAAATCGAcatatctaatttaaaaaaaccatgaagttcaattctcaattaatcagAATGATAGAAttgaacaataaattttaattatatgagaggatttaaaaatataaaaattaaaagaataaggatcaaaattaaaataaaaaataaattttatatttatatcaagggtaggattgaaaaaaaattaatttagtaaaaagataaaaaaaaagaataaagatcaaaattgacataaaaaataaaaacaatgttgtaattaaataatgaagttaaaaaaaaaaataacttttacaaaagagtcaagaaataaattagaaataaaaacaatgatgattaaattgaaaaatttaataccatcaatttgaattgaatgatgaaatcgaAACCATTAAAAGTCTTACaaaaaagccaagaaaaaaaaaattataattcatagaATGAGGATCACAttgaagaatataatatttaataaattgagattgaataatgaaattaaatataaaaaaatttatacaaaaaaaagccaagactaaaaattaaaaatcaaaataaaaagaaatgaagttaaatttttaataactaaaaaaaggtCAACCTGTAATTTTTAAGgaagatgagaaagaaaaaataaatctattagtGATAAACTGAATAACTAATAGTTACACGCATCACGCTAACAAGAAAAGTATATGAAAGCTCTTCCAACTAGAATTTAGTTACAATTCAAATTagatttgtttagtttaattaCAAGATGCAAACACGGAAACATGGGATcatctaaaaaacataaatatatgatGAAACTAAAATCTTAAAACGAAGCAAGCACAATtggatgaaattatattattaaaattaagctaaaattttatttatatttatatttgttatcatatattatttttatattatttttatcatgccttaattcttcaaatataaagaatatgataattatataaaaagataagaaaaggtGCGCACCCGCATTAGCAGCTTCTTCGAGATTAGCAGCCCATTTCCTCCCCAGAGTAGAGTCATGAACAATATTGATCAAGGTTATTGCTTCTAAGGAACTTGTTAACGTGGAACACCCGCCTAATGATTTCATGGATCTCGCCAGATCGAGGGATAAATATAATTCGAAAGGAAAAGGTGCGCACTACGCCTTTAATGGGACTCGACTTTTGATCTCACGtccaaatataataattaacgaCGGTAAAGCACaaaagctcaattttttttaagtattttgtgATTTTCGCAAAGGCTCCAATTGTTCATGTTTAGGGATTGTCTTTTTCacttattcattttctttatttcattattaatactaagttttttttttgttgttgatttttatttcttgtttggcCCTCTATCGCAACTATAACAAATTAAAGTTATTTATCTTGTTTGTAGGCTTTTAGCCATTGGTTATCAATTATTCATAAATTCagattttatgagtttttatggaagagtttttttaaaaaaatataaatatttttcttagttatttttattttttttattcagtttataaattttttattccatatattaagcttttttttagttttttttgaaaaaaattatttttatattatttttctaagttttttagtttttatatataagagttgaaataatttttttttacctagaaaaaattgaatgaataaGAGTTAATTATCTcgttgaacaaattttaatttaattataatgttctaagttttgtttactttttagaGTAATTAAAAGTAATACTctaaaagcatgaaaaaaacaCTGTAGTTTTCTTCACATGTTACcatggattgctataatatattttttttctttttttttccacaaaatagtctttgctgattttttttatatatattaagctaattaaaaatttagctttgtaaaatttttttttaaatactgtgaattgctacagtgttttctcgtattgttttttttattatgattttttttcaaaattgtttgttgattttattttttttgtttttgtgttttttttcccaatttttttttccttcaaaaaattatcttttttattttttttaatattgagctgattaagaatttagatttgtaatttttaaaaaaacaatactatgaattgctatagtgtttccctacatagtttttttttgttatgattttttttaaaattatttgttaattttattttttttaatattgagttagttgagAATTACAGTTATagcttttctcacaaaacattgtggattgctatagtgtttcctcacatatttttttttttatgattttattcaaaattgtatttgttaattttatttttttaatatggagttggttgggaatttagctttgtaattttattttttaaaaaacatcgtggattactacagtgttctccatatggatttttttttcttgtttttatttttttataattttttctaaaattatctttgtcaattttattttttaatattaaactggttgagaattacaattacaatataTGGAGAAGcacactgtagctttcctcacaaacTACTGTGTATTGCTATAGTAttttccccacatattttttttaaaaaaattatttttgttaattttatttttttaatattgagctagttgagaattacaattataagtatttaaaaataagagtAAATTATGTGGGGTAAACACTatagttttcctcacaaaatattgtaattactataatatttccctacatgattttttttctattttcttatttttttattatgtttttttaaaaatgatctttattaattttatatttttaaatatttatttataattataatattatcaagaatatttGTTTCATAAACCTGCGATATTACATGCCATCTAGTGAACgttcaaaaaatgaaagattctctgatttttatttttattaaaaaaaaaaaaaaaggtttcacAGTAACATCTCTCTGCCACTGTGACCTTTTGCCTTTACATCAACTCCTCCACAAACAAAGGTGTTCAGAAGGCTTTGAGTTATCctaaattgaaagaataagGACTGATTTGAAACAATTATCTTTAACGATCTAGATAAACTATAAGGAGCAATTTTCCCTTTAATCCTTGCAATAAACGAAACCGAGAGACCAACAACTCTCAATTTTTAGGAATAGGAATCAGCTACGACGTTACATCCCTCGACtgccactctctctctctctcaaacctCTATTAAAGCAGCAACTAATCCAGATCCAGTCACTCAAATCTACTCATCTAATCCTTTTTTAACTACATTGAATTACTAGCAGAAATGCATACTCGAGGTGGATCAAGTAGCCGGGGGCAGTCCGGTTTAGGATTCGGGTCACGGGTTTCTTCTCTTTTGCTAGCCATGTTTGCAGCCATGGCTACAATTTATGTTGCTGGCCGGTTAGTCAATCccttttaaattaatagttaCAGCCCCATTATTTTTGAGTAATTAAGTGTTTGATTAGTGATCCGTCATTATAGTTTATGGCAGGATGCAGAGACTAGATTACATTTAGTTGAAGAACTTGATAAAAGAAGTGAACAGGTtagtgtaatttatttatttttttcttttgggtttaAGTTTATTTGATAAACGAATtaatgaacatttttttttattattttagggtAAATCTGCTGTTTCTGTTGATGATACATTAAAAATCATAGCTTGCAGGTaatagctaattttttttaattttgtacgTTGGGTCAAATTTGACAAGCCATACTGTTATTTAATGTGGTTGGAGTTAATTGCTTAATTTATTGCTGTTTAGGGAGCAACAGAAGAGGTTATCAGCTGTTGAGATGGAATTAGCTGCAGCGAGGCAGGCAGGTTTTGTTTCGAACAAATTGGGTGATAAGGGTGATGGGCATTCTAAGAAAAGGATTTTAGTTGTTATTGGAATTATTACAACGTTTGGTCGAAAGAAGAATAGGGATGCTATTAGGAAGGCGTGGATGCCTACTGGTAAAATTGATTGCCCCTATGCAAGTTTGGAAAATTGTTTGTGTAATTGGTGGTGGTTATTGATATAGGTGTTGGATTTCTTGACATGGCAGTAGCGTGCAATGTAGATCACTGATTGTATAAAGATTTATGTGGTAATAAAGGAGGGGTGTCTGGGCATCATAATTCTTGCAACAATAGTTTTACTTGTCCGAGCAGAATTTTGGCAGGGTTTTTCATGTTGAGAGAATGCTAAACATTTCCGTAAGATTGGTCTTTAGCTGTACTATTTATAAGGATGTTAGTATGCTCCCAACATGGAGGAATTTTCTACTGTAAAACTAACAGTTACTAGAATTGATTTATGATTTGGTGGGGTATAGCTAATTTAGCGAGTACCAAGAAAGGTCTCTGATAATGGCCTTGGGGAGTGTTTGAAGGCTGATTACTTCTATGATAGATAGCTTATGTTGCATCCATCTTTTATACATTTGAGGCCTTTTAAATGTATTACTATAAACGTTTGGTTGCTTCTTTGGATGGTAGTTAACCTACAGTTGCAATATGTGCAGGTGCAGccctaaaaaaaatggaggatgAAAAGGGCATTGTTTTGCGATTTGTAATAGGAAGAAGGTTTCTGTTCGatggtttattttcattttagagAGACACTAGcttcctctttattttttaattttgtcttcaGAAAATCTTGGGGTCATGCTGTTTTTTAAGTCAGCGTTACATTTTGCAGTGCAAATCGTGGAGACAGTTTGGACAGGGAGATCGACAATGAAAATAGGCAGACTAATGACTTCATTGTTCTTGTAAGTTTATCTGCTATTCTATTAATCAGAATTAATTTAAGAACACTTTCTTTTTAAGGTCTTGTTAAATCCTTGTATGCTGGAAAGATTTATACTAAATTCTGCTTTACTAGAAGTTAAGCTTCTTAATCTTTCAACTTTTATAAGATATTTGAATTGTGAAGTATAATAATCACTTCTCTTTGCCCAAGCATTAAATATCTAGGAGTAGACAatcctaatttataattttggcAATGCAGCCTAAATCTTAGTTTACTAAGAAACAAACTAAATTGAATTGTGCTTCTGTCAAGCAACCTGAATTAATGTCGTAGTGGTTGGTGTATGGGGGTAATAACTTCCATTGGTGTCAGACAGCATGTTTAAATACATGGTAGTTTGAAGGAGCAGATTTTAGTTGTATTGTTTACATTCCTTTCTTGCCTCAACAGGATGGTCAAGTGGAGGCCACTGAGGAGCAACCAAAAAAGTCAAAATTATTCTTTATACATGCTGTGGAGACCTGGGATGCTGAATTTTATGCTAAGGTCAATGATGATGTTTATGTTAATATTGGTATGTAGTCTTCAGTAGCATCGTTGTGATAATTAAGCCAACTGCATGTGGCATCATTGTGTGATATACTAGAAAAAGGACCTTATAGGTTATTATTATAAAGGGATTATTTATGTGAATAATTGAACAAACAGTCGTGATGTTGAGAATAGAAACAAGAAATAAAGATTACAGCTTAAAATTTTTGAGAAAAGTAATACTTGATCTCCTGGGTTATTTTGGAACTTGAATGCTGCAAAACTATGTAATTGCATTCCACACAGAGTACTGCTGTTTATCCTTCACTTTGATGTGCAGATGCCCTGGGAGCAACCCTTTCTACTCACTTGGATAAACCTCGCAGTTATATTGGGTGTATGAAATCAGGCGAAGTTTTTTCTGAGCCGTGAGTTTGATCAAAATTCTTTATCCAACAATAACTCCTGTCTTGGTGGAGAAAACAATAGTGTTTCATAAGAATGTTATCTGGAACCCTgatattatatgtattttatagGACCCACAAATGGTATGAACCAGACTGGTGGAAATTCGGCGATGCAAAATCGTAAGTAATAGAGCATTGGTTTTGTCATATTCCTTATAATGGAAGGATATTTATGCTCTTTATAGTTTGCATATATGCATGGCAAGGTAAGCCTGGAAATTCAGCGATGCAAAATCGTAAGTAATAGAGCATTGGTTTTGTCATATTCCTTATAATGGAAGGATATTTGTGCTCTTTATAGTTTGCATATATGCATGGCAAGGTAAGCCTGCCTTTTGATGGTTTGTTTGGTCTTGATACAAAAACACCTATTCTGTCATGGCTTTCATAAATCCCATAATAGCTCTTTAATGTGTGAATAAGTGAACCAGTTTTCTGTCGCATGGTGCTAAACACAATTGTAGCTTGATTTCCTCTTTTCATCTCTGCTATGTTGTCTAGATAATGACTCACTCCACATATATTAAACTCTTAGTCCATCAAAGTTACTATAATATAACTGGTGCAGATAAAATACACTGCCAATTCTTCAAATCTGTAGTTAAGAAATCTCTTTATGGTGCAGATATTTCCGACATGCGTCAGGTGAAATTTATGCCATTTCACGAGCTTTGGCTCAGTTTATATCAATTAACAGGTAGATTTTTCACTTTCTAGCTAATATGCATGACAAAAGAATGTGTTTGACTTCAACAAGTCGACccacttattttgtttttacaggTCCCTTCTCCGTACATATGCCCATGATGATGTCAGTACTGGGTCATGGTTCATTGGGCTTGATGTACAGCACGTTGATGAATCAAAATTTTGTTGCTCCTCATGGGCCACAggtctctttctttcttgtgtgtgtgtgtgtgtgtgtgtgtgtacaaaCAACAACTTTATTAGGAAGAAGTCATGGAAGAGCAAGAAAGAGGCCATAATAATATAACTGATTTGCTGGTTCCAACCTGTAGTCTTCAAGTAACACCCTGATGTAGCTTTGACGGTGTGTGATTCAGTCATGATAGAGAAATACTTATATGTGTGCTCAAATCAGTTATAATATTGCCTGTTGGCAGTGTCTCATGACATCTATAAAAAGCACCGCCACCCCAGACTTGGTTTCTAATATAGTGACCAAGCAAGGTCAGATGTTGAGTTAAAAAATGATGTCTTGCCCGTACCTGTCTGACATGAACTAGAAATTGGGTGCATGAATGCTAGCCCTTTTCCTTCTTGATAATAGCTGTTTATTCTCAAAGAGAAGATATCATATCTCCAGGGTCAGTATTCTAATTCTATTTGATTCCCCAGGGTCAATATGTGCAGCTGTGTGATTGGATCTGCCTTGTTAACACTGCACCTGAATCTAATACATAGCAAGGTAGGCCATGTCAACATGTAACAAAGAAAGGGTTCTGTTTGCATTTCCCTTTGCGTGAACCCTCTCTCTGGTTTCTGATGACAGACACGCACGAACATCATGTAATGCATCTGGTGAGAGTTGATCCTGATTGCGACGAAAGTGTGAAATTGTTGATAGAAGATGTATTGTGATACTCTCGCCTTTAAACAACCAGTCGAGGGTCGTTCAAAACCAATGGGCGTGAGCCACTTAGCAATTATGAAGATTTTTTACACTGCAGGAGAAGTTTCTCACGGATGTCTTGTAATTGGTTTCTGAGTTGATTCTTGAACTTCTGTTGTCGAGTTATCCTTAAGCACAATTAAAGAGACTCAGATTCTTTTGGATTTCCTTTCTCAGTGGGAAGCAGATCCTTTTTGTACTTGGGTAACTTGGAACAGTGTACTCTTTTATTGCCATGTTCTTTATAAACTATCACTGACAGTTAATGTTCATGGATTGGGTTCTAAAACATTTTGATTGGCTTTCCTTTTGACAATCCATTATCACAGCTACATTTTTGGGTTTTCCACATTGGAAATAGAAATTGTTTGGTGAGCCCGGTGACTTTTCAACTCACTCGGAACAGTGTTGAAATTGAAACCGGTTGATGCTAGGATGAGTGTTATATCTAGTGATGCTTTGTTTAAGGGATTTCCATCACCTTTCAAATTCATATCTGCCCGACTTTTATGTTTTCCTGCTGTTCGATATTCTCAGAACTGTACTTAAAGTTTGActttaagggtgtgtttgatattgtattttaaaagtgtttttttttttaaaaattaaaatgttttttaaattaatatttgttttttatgttattttgatataataatattaaaaataattttttaaaaataaaaattattattttaatgtattttaaaatataaaacattttaaaaaacaatatttatccCATctctaaatatattataaaagtgGTCGAATTCTGGCACGATTGGCTTCCACGTCCAAAGTTAGATTCCCCATTACCTTTCAACTGGTGCACGGCGGATTCTGGGATGGTTCTTCATGGTCGGAGGATTAAGGTGAGGTAAacctacaaaaaaaaaggaggaggaaaacTCGAAGATCTCCTCGAAGCAAAACTTAAAAGTGAAACGAGGGCTAATAATAGAGAGGTGCATTGTATCTCTCTTTATATGACATGAAAATGACAACACGAAACATATCTAATACACCATTATCATGCCCAGGACATTTCCTTTGAAAAACGCGGAGACTTGCTGGATTTTGTCGACCCTTGAAATTCAGTAGCTGCTGCGACCTTGTTTGAGGGTCTAAGCTTCCTTCCGTGGGTCCTTATCTGAGTGCGTAACATGGGGACATCTTTTCCAGCATCGTTGCGAAAGGGAGGATCAAAACTGCTCATAAGTCAACAAATCATTCTTTCTGCTTTTTCTAACCATCTTCTCATAACTTCTTCCTCTCCGTCGCTTTCTCACTCGCTCTTCaggaaaagggcaaaaaaatcGGCGttcttaatttattgattttcatatatttaaatcGTTTC
This region of Populus alba chromosome 3, ASM523922v2, whole genome shotgun sequence genomic DNA includes:
- the LOC118034962 gene encoding hydroxyproline O-galactosyltransferase HPGT1, whose translation is MHTRGGSSSRGQSGLGFGSRVSSLLLAMFAAMATIYVAGRLWQDAETRLHLVEELDKRSEQGKSAVSVDDTLKIIACREQQKRLSAVEMELAAARQAGFVSNKLGDKGDGHSKKRILVVIGIITTFGRKKNRDAIRKAWMPTGAALKKMEDEKGIVLRFVIGRSANRGDSLDREIDNENRQTNDFIVLDGQVEATEEQPKKSKLFFIHAVETWDAEFYAKVNDDVYVNIDALGATLSTHLDKPRSYIGCMKSGEVFSEPTHKWYEPDWWKFGDAKSYFRHASGEIYAISRALAQFISINRSLLRTYAHDDVSTGSWFIGLDVQHVDESKFCCSSWATGSICAAV
- the LOC118034952 gene encoding 6-phosphogluconate dehydrogenase, decarboxylating 3, chloroplastic yields the protein MDASTLSRIGLAGLAVMGQNLALNIAEKGFPISVYNRTTSKVDETLIRAQSEGPFSLTGQYSPRDFVLSIQRPRSIIILVKAGNPVDQTISALTEFMEPGDTIIDGGNEWYQNTERRIQQVADKGILYLGMGVSGGEEGARHGPSLMPGGSFEAYKNIESVLKSVAAQVDDGPCVTYIGEGGSGNFVKMVHNGIEYGDMQLISEAYDVLKNVGGLSNSELAEIFGEWNRGELESFLIEITSDIFKVKDNLVDGDLVDKILDKTGMKGTGKWTVQQAAELSVAAPTIAASLDCRYLSGLKEERESAADILKEAGLEEEVGSVKSGVDKKRLIDDVRKALYASKICSYAQGMNLLRAKSVEKGWDLDFGELARIWKGGCIIRAVFLDRIKQAYQRNPNLASLVVDPEFAREMVQRQAAWRRVVGLAISAGISTPGMCASLAYFDTYRRARLPANLVQAQRDLFGAHTYERTDRPGAFHTEWTKLARKSSAGAFS